A genomic window from Candidatus Thorarchaeota archaeon includes:
- a CDS encoding sugar kinase, translating into MAYDVVTFGEVMLRLSPPDFQRFEQTDSYDAHAGGAEMNVAVACSRLGLDSAYVTKLGDNSIGHFIRNKAREHGVDTSNVLWDPENRCGVYFVEFGAAPRTNRVIYDRKHSAISKIQTGEVNWDEVFDGTKLFHTSGITPALSESCADVTSP; encoded by the coding sequence ATGGCGTATGATGTTGTAACATTCGGAGAGGTAATGCTACGATTGTCACCCCCCGATTTCCAGCGCTTCGAGCAAACAGATAGCTACGATGCTCACGCGGGAGGTGCAGAGATGAATGTCGCAGTCGCCTGTTCTCGACTTGGATTAGATTCGGCTTATGTCACCAAGCTGGGAGACAATTCGATTGGACATTTCATCAGAAACAAAGCCCGTGAACATGGAGTAGACACTTCAAATGTTCTTTGGGATCCTGAAAACCGCTGTGGCGTCTATTTTGTTGAGTTCGGTGCCGCTCCACGAACAAATCGAGTTATCTATGATAGGAAGCATTCTGCGATAAGCAAAATCCAGACAGGCGAAGTCAACTGGGATGAGGTGTTTGATGGTACCAAGCTCTTCCACACGAGCGGTATCACTCCGGCTCTAAGTGAAAGCTGTGCTGACGTAACCTCCCC